One genomic segment of Sminthopsis crassicaudata isolate SCR6 chromosome 4, ASM4859323v1, whole genome shotgun sequence includes these proteins:
- the IFI35 gene encoding interferon-induced 35 kDa protein isoform X1, which yields MGGTQQGLLIDKDQLTHEDALGEDTHRPQDDAWWRLKLQELCCLKEEQKRLKLRKEELQQLRKGVFQKEEVPFPVPQAVLVFRGRKKENKEVPDVLISHLRIHYPLPGSSALVSFEDAGVATGLLRQREHSILLEKCRLPVRLQPVELPVPTAIKVLTWLCRRKILVLGLPPALQLGEEQLLDKLELFFSKPSNGGGEVQTRELLPGAAVLSFADDRVAQRLTSICHFFVPLGPHSVPLRVFPYVNGKIQEIEINCCPAPHSVLVHNIPDILDGEELLDVLEIHFQKPSQGGGEVEALVCVAPGTQKLALFTPESG from the exons ATGGGAGGAACTCAACAGGGTTTGTTAATTGACAAGGATCAACTGACCCATGAGGATGCTTTGGGAGAAGACACACACAGACCTCAGGATGATGCATGGTGGAGATTGAAGCTTCAG GAGCTCTGCTGTCTGAAAGAAGAACAGAAGAGGTTGAAATTGAGAAAGGAGGAATTACAGCAACTCCGGAAAGGAGTCTTCCAAAAGGAGGAG GTCCCCTTCCCAGTGCCTCAGGCGGTCCTGGTGTTCCGAGGACGCAAAAAGGAGAACAAGGAAGTGCCCGACGTCCTGATTTCCCACCTGCGGATCCATTACCCGCTGCCTGGGAGCTCAGCCTTGGTCAGCTTCGAGGACGCCGGAG TGGCGACCGGCCTGCTGCGGCAGCGGGAGCACAGCATCCTCCTGGAGAAGTGCCGGCTCCCCGTCCGCCTCCAGCCCGTAGAGCTGCCCGTCCCCACGGCCATCAAG GTTCTGACCTGGCTGTGCAGGCGGAAGATCCTCGTCCTGGGGCTGCCCCCAGCGCTCCAGCTGGGTGAAGAGCAGCTGCTGGACAAGCTGGAGCTCTTCTTCAGCAAGCCCTCCAACGGCGGGGGGGAGGTGCAGACGCGGGAGCTGCTGCCCGGGGCGGCCGTTCTGAGCTTTGCCGATGACCGAG TGGCTCAGCGCCTGACTAGCATATGCCACTTCTTTGTGCCGCTGGGCCCTCACTCGGTTCCCTTAAGAGTCTTTCCTTATGTCAATGGGAAGATCCAGGAGATAGAG ATAAACTGTTGCCCAGCCCCCCACTCAGTGCTGGTGCACAACATCCCAGACATCCTCGATGGCGAAGAACTGCTAGATGTCCTCGAAATCCATTTCCAGAAGCCAAGCCAAGGGGGAGGTGAAGTGGAAGCCTTGGTCTGCGTGGCCCCGGGGACACAGAAGTTGGCTCTTTTCACCCCCGAGTCTGGTTAG
- the RPL27 gene encoding large ribosomal subunit protein eL27 — translation MGKFMKPGKVVLVLAGRYSGRKAVIVKNIDDGTSDRPYSHALVAGIDRYPRKVTAAMGKKKIAKRSKIKSFVKVYNYNHLMPTRYSVDIPLDKTVVNKDVFRDPALKRKARREAKVKFEERYKTGKNKWFFQKLRF, via the exons ATGGGCAAGTTTATGAAACCCGGGAAGGTGGTGCTGGTCCTGGCCGGGCGGTACTCCGGGCGCAAAGCCGTCATCGTGAAG aaCATTGATGACGGGACCTCGGACAGGCCCTACAGCCATGCCTTGGTGGCAGGAATCGATCGCTATCCTCGCAAAGTGACTGCAGCGATGGGCAAAAAGAAGATTGCCAAGAGATCTAAAATCAAGTCTTTCGTGAAAGTTTATAACTACAACCATCTCATGCCCACTAG ATACTCTGTGGACATCCCATTGGACAAAACAGTTGTCAACAAGGATGTATTCCGTGACCCTGCACTAAAACGTAAGGCAAGGAGGGAGGCCAAGGTCAAGTTTGAGGAAAG gtATAAGACGGGCAAAAACAAGTGGTTCTTCCAGAAGCTACGGTTTTAG
- the IFI35 gene encoding interferon-induced 35 kDa protein isoform X3 produces the protein MDQTDNKELCCLKEEQKRLKLRKEELQQLRKGVFQKEEVPFPVPQAVLVFRGRKKENKEVPDVLISHLRIHYPLPGSSALVSFEDAGVATGLLRQREHSILLEKCRLPVRLQPVELPVPTAIKVLTWLCRRKILVLGLPPALQLGEEQLLDKLELFFSKPSNGGGEVQTRELLPGAAVLSFADDRVAQRLTSICHFFVPLGPHSVPLRVFPYVNGKIQEIEINCCPAPHSVLVHNIPDILDGEELLDVLEIHFQKPSQGGGEVEALVCVAPGTQKLALFTPESG, from the exons ATGGATCAGACAGATAATAAG GAGCTCTGCTGTCTGAAAGAAGAACAGAAGAGGTTGAAATTGAGAAAGGAGGAATTACAGCAACTCCGGAAAGGAGTCTTCCAAAAGGAGGAG GTCCCCTTCCCAGTGCCTCAGGCGGTCCTGGTGTTCCGAGGACGCAAAAAGGAGAACAAGGAAGTGCCCGACGTCCTGATTTCCCACCTGCGGATCCATTACCCGCTGCCTGGGAGCTCAGCCTTGGTCAGCTTCGAGGACGCCGGAG TGGCGACCGGCCTGCTGCGGCAGCGGGAGCACAGCATCCTCCTGGAGAAGTGCCGGCTCCCCGTCCGCCTCCAGCCCGTAGAGCTGCCCGTCCCCACGGCCATCAAG GTTCTGACCTGGCTGTGCAGGCGGAAGATCCTCGTCCTGGGGCTGCCCCCAGCGCTCCAGCTGGGTGAAGAGCAGCTGCTGGACAAGCTGGAGCTCTTCTTCAGCAAGCCCTCCAACGGCGGGGGGGAGGTGCAGACGCGGGAGCTGCTGCCCGGGGCGGCCGTTCTGAGCTTTGCCGATGACCGAG TGGCTCAGCGCCTGACTAGCATATGCCACTTCTTTGTGCCGCTGGGCCCTCACTCGGTTCCCTTAAGAGTCTTTCCTTATGTCAATGGGAAGATCCAGGAGATAGAG ATAAACTGTTGCCCAGCCCCCCACTCAGTGCTGGTGCACAACATCCCAGACATCCTCGATGGCGAAGAACTGCTAGATGTCCTCGAAATCCATTTCCAGAAGCCAAGCCAAGGGGGAGGTGAAGTGGAAGCCTTGGTCTGCGTGGCCCCGGGGACACAGAAGTTGGCTCTTTTCACCCCCGAGTCTGGTTAG
- the IFI35 gene encoding interferon-induced 35 kDa protein isoform X2, which yields MDQTDNKDQLTHEDALGEDTHRPQDDAWWRLKLQELCCLKEEQKRLKLRKEELQQLRKGVFQKEEVPFPVPQAVLVFRGRKKENKEVPDVLISHLRIHYPLPGSSALVSFEDAGVATGLLRQREHSILLEKCRLPVRLQPVELPVPTAIKVLTWLCRRKILVLGLPPALQLGEEQLLDKLELFFSKPSNGGGEVQTRELLPGAAVLSFADDRVAQRLTSICHFFVPLGPHSVPLRVFPYVNGKIQEIEINCCPAPHSVLVHNIPDILDGEELLDVLEIHFQKPSQGGGEVEALVCVAPGTQKLALFTPESG from the exons ATGGATCAGACAGATAATAAG GATCAACTGACCCATGAGGATGCTTTGGGAGAAGACACACACAGACCTCAGGATGATGCATGGTGGAGATTGAAGCTTCAG GAGCTCTGCTGTCTGAAAGAAGAACAGAAGAGGTTGAAATTGAGAAAGGAGGAATTACAGCAACTCCGGAAAGGAGTCTTCCAAAAGGAGGAG GTCCCCTTCCCAGTGCCTCAGGCGGTCCTGGTGTTCCGAGGACGCAAAAAGGAGAACAAGGAAGTGCCCGACGTCCTGATTTCCCACCTGCGGATCCATTACCCGCTGCCTGGGAGCTCAGCCTTGGTCAGCTTCGAGGACGCCGGAG TGGCGACCGGCCTGCTGCGGCAGCGGGAGCACAGCATCCTCCTGGAGAAGTGCCGGCTCCCCGTCCGCCTCCAGCCCGTAGAGCTGCCCGTCCCCACGGCCATCAAG GTTCTGACCTGGCTGTGCAGGCGGAAGATCCTCGTCCTGGGGCTGCCCCCAGCGCTCCAGCTGGGTGAAGAGCAGCTGCTGGACAAGCTGGAGCTCTTCTTCAGCAAGCCCTCCAACGGCGGGGGGGAGGTGCAGACGCGGGAGCTGCTGCCCGGGGCGGCCGTTCTGAGCTTTGCCGATGACCGAG TGGCTCAGCGCCTGACTAGCATATGCCACTTCTTTGTGCCGCTGGGCCCTCACTCGGTTCCCTTAAGAGTCTTTCCTTATGTCAATGGGAAGATCCAGGAGATAGAG ATAAACTGTTGCCCAGCCCCCCACTCAGTGCTGGTGCACAACATCCCAGACATCCTCGATGGCGAAGAACTGCTAGATGTCCTCGAAATCCATTTCCAGAAGCCAAGCCAAGGGGGAGGTGAAGTGGAAGCCTTGGTCTGCGTGGCCCCGGGGACACAGAAGTTGGCTCTTTTCACCCCCGAGTCTGGTTAG
- the VAT1 gene encoding synaptic vesicle membrane protein VAT-1 homolog yields the protein MSAEGEAAEVAIAATATAGEGGDAPPQLPKSEEPAAPQPSEAAKDEVPPERPPLRCLVLTGFGGYDKVKLQSRPATPPAPGPGQLTVRVRACGLNFADLMIRQGVYDRLPPVPFTPGMEGAGVVIAVGEGVGERQVGDRVMVLVRSGMWQEEVTVPAVQTFPMPEAMSFEEAAALPVNYITAYMVLFDCGNLRPGHSVLVHMAAGGVGMAAIQLCQTVENVTVFGTASASKHDVLKEKGVSHPIDYHTSNYVDEVKKISPKGVDIVLDPLGGADTYKAYNLLKPMGKVVTYGVANLLTGPKRNLMALAKTWWNQFSVSALQLLQANRGICGFNLNYLENEVELVSRVVLQLMTLYSEGHIKPHIDSVWPFEKVADAMKQIQEKKNVGKVILVPNSEKKN from the exons ATGTCCGCAGAGGGGGAGGCAGCGGAGGTGGCCATTGCAGCGACGGCCACGGCCGGCGAGGGGGGCGATGCCCCTCCGCAGCTCCCCAAGTCGGAGGAGCCCGCCGCCCCGCAGCCGTCGGAGGCGGCCAAGGACGAGGTCCCCCCGGAGCGGCCCCCGTTGCGCTGCCTGGTGCTCACGGGCTTCGGCGGCTACGACAAAGTGAAGCTGCAGAGCCGGCCGGCCACCCCTCCGGCCCCGGGCCCCGGACAGCTGACCGTTCGCGTCCGAGCCTGCGGCCTCAACTTCGCTGACCTCATGATTCGCCAGGGGGTGTACGACCGGCTGCCGCCGGTGCCCTTCACCCCCGGGATGGAGGGTGCGGGCGTGGTGATTGCGGTAGGAGAGGGAGTCGGCGAGCGCCAG GTAGGGGACCGGGTGATGGTGCTGGTGCGGTCTGGGATGTGGCAGGAAGAGGTGACCGTGCCAGCAGTGCAGACATTCCCCATGCCAGAAGCCATGTCCTTTGAGGAGGCAGCTGCCTTGCCAGTCAATTACATCACCGCGTACATGGTCCTTTTCGACTGTGGCAATCTTCGGCCTGGCCACAGTGTCCTGGTGCACATGGCGGCAG GAGGAGTAGGGATGGCAGCCATCCAGCTGTGCCAGACAGTGGAGAACGTGACCGTGTTTGGGACCGCTTCAGCCAGCAAGCATGACGTGCTAAAGGAGAAGGGAGTCAGCCACCCCATTGACTACCACACGTCCAACTACGTGGATGAAGTCAAAAAGATCTCCCCCAAAG GGGTGGACATTGTCCTGGATCCACTGGGTGGAGCAGATACCTACAAAGCTTACAACCTTCTGAAACCAATGGGTAAAGTTGTCACCTACG GGGTGGCCAACTTGCTGACCGGCCCCAAACGGAACCTGATGGCATTGGCAAAGACCTGGTGGAATCAGTTCAGCGTGTCTGCCTTGCAGCTGCTGCAGGCCAATCGGGGCATCTGTGGCTTCAACCTCAACTACCTGGAGAATGAGGTGGAGCTGGTCAGCAGGGTGGTGTTGCAGCTGATGACCCTTTACAGTGAGGGCCACATCAAGCCTCATATTGACTCAGTCTGGCCCTTTGAGAAG GTGGCTGACGCCATGAAGCAAATCCAAGAGAAGAAGAATGTGGGCAAAGTCATCTTGGTGCCCAACTCAGAGAAGAAGAACTAG